From the genome of Kaistella daneshvariae, one region includes:
- a CDS encoding exodeoxyribonuclease III has protein sequence MRIISYNVNGIRAAFTKDFVGWLQTANPDVICIQESKAGNDQIDIASLEKVGYHSYWHCAQRKGYSGVGIASKVQPKHVEYGCGIEHYDSEGRIMRADFDHFSVISVYVPSASNIERLDFKMQFCFDFLEYIKNLKKTLPNLIICGDFNICHQEIDIHNPVGLKNVSGFLPMEREWLTKFIDECELIDSFRHFNDEPEHYSWWSYRQNSRARNKGWRLDYNFVSTTLGERLSRAVILKEAMHSDHCPVMVEFT, from the coding sequence ATGAGAATTATTTCTTACAATGTGAACGGCATTCGCGCCGCTTTTACCAAAGATTTTGTAGGTTGGTTACAGACCGCAAATCCCGACGTAATCTGCATTCAGGAAAGTAAAGCGGGAAACGACCAGATCGACATCGCAAGCCTGGAAAAAGTGGGTTACCACAGCTATTGGCACTGCGCGCAGCGAAAAGGTTATTCCGGTGTTGGGATCGCCTCCAAAGTGCAGCCTAAACATGTGGAATACGGCTGCGGCATTGAGCATTATGATTCTGAAGGCAGAATTATGCGGGCTGATTTCGACCATTTTTCCGTGATCTCGGTTTATGTTCCTTCCGCTTCGAATATCGAAAGACTGGATTTTAAAATGCAGTTCTGTTTTGATTTTCTGGAGTACATTAAAAACTTAAAAAAAACGTTGCCGAATCTTATTATTTGCGGTGATTTCAATATCTGTCATCAGGAAATCGATATTCACAATCCGGTTGGATTGAAAAACGTTTCCGGTTTTTTGCCGATGGAAAGAGAATGGCTGACGAAATTTATTGATGAATGCGAGCTGATCGACAGTTTCCGGCATTTTAATGATGAACCGGAGCATTATTCGTGGTGGAGTTACCGCCAAAATTCCCGCGCGCGGAACAAAGGCTGGCGTTTGGACTATAATTTTGTGTCCACCACTTTGGGCGAAAGACTTTCCCGTGCCGTTATTTTAAAAGAAGCGATGCATTCTGACCATTGTCCTGTAATGGTGGAATTTACTTAG
- a CDS encoding MraY family glycosyltransferase, giving the protein MEYLIVTGILFVLLQLYFRIATRFNIIDQPNHRTSHFYTTVRGGGIIFPIAYLLFIGAEIYLSPGIIQQDNVEPNFFIFGAGFLILTILSFVDDLTDLSTKTRLLFHIISVTLLLYFLNGFSLLPVLAIPFVYILFIGILNAYNFMDGINGISGIYSFFLLTSLWYVNQQIIPFVVEDFIVYPTLACLVFLFFNFRKRAKCFLGDVGSMGLAFWIISLISLLIIKTGDFKWLLFLSLYGVDTLMTIIERIRRKENILEAHRRHLYQLFVNEKKQSHLAISLLYGCIQLSMNIFVILSPLPNWIVYIVILVPTTVLYIFIKLNILKEIRNQEV; this is encoded by the coding sequence ATGGAGTACCTCATAGTCACCGGGATTTTATTCGTGCTGTTGCAGCTTTATTTCAGAATTGCTACCCGATTTAATATTATCGATCAACCCAATCATCGCACTTCGCACTTTTACACCACGGTTCGTGGCGGTGGCATTATTTTTCCCATTGCATATCTTTTATTTATTGGTGCTGAAATATATTTAAGCCCCGGGATAATCCAGCAAGATAACGTTGAACCCAACTTTTTTATTTTTGGGGCCGGATTTTTAATCCTTACCATTTTGAGTTTTGTGGACGACCTTACCGATCTTTCTACAAAGACTCGTTTGCTTTTTCATATCATTTCGGTAACGTTGCTGCTGTACTTTTTAAACGGGTTTTCTTTGCTGCCTGTTCTTGCGATTCCCTTCGTATATATACTATTTATCGGCATCTTAAATGCCTATAATTTCATGGATGGCATTAACGGAATTTCCGGTATTTACAGCTTTTTCCTGCTCACTTCATTGTGGTATGTCAATCAGCAGATTATCCCTTTCGTCGTTGAAGATTTTATAGTTTATCCCACATTAGCATGTCTCGTTTTCCTGTTTTTTAATTTCAGAAAAAGAGCAAAATGTTTTCTTGGCGACGTCGGAAGTATGGGTCTTGCTTTCTGGATTATCTCGTTAATTTCCTTGCTGATCATCAAAACAGGTGATTTTAAATGGCTGCTTTTCCTCAGCCTTTATGGTGTTGATACCTTGATGACGATTATTGAAAGGATCCGCCGAAAGGAAAATATTCTGGAAGCGCATCGCCGGCATCTCTATCAACTTTTTGTTAATGAAAAGAAGCAATCACATTTAGCAATTAGCTTACTTTATGGGTGCATTCAGCTCTCGATGAATATTTTCGTAATATTGTCACCACTGCCAAACTGGATTGTTTATATAGTAATATTGGTACCAACCACGGTGCTTTATATTTTTATAAAGCTAAATATTTTGAAAGAAATCCGAAATCAAGAAGTTTAA
- the rfbB gene encoding dTDP-glucose 4,6-dehydratase: MKNIIITGGAGFIGSHVVREFVKNHPETRIINLDALTYAGNLENLKDIENEPNYVFEKADITNVEELRSVFEKYNPDAIVHLAAESHVDRSITDPNAFINTNVIGTANLLNLAREFWTLNPDHQHGNFPDETRKNLFYHVSTDEVYGSLGETGFFLETTAYDPQSPYSASKAASDHLVRAYGNTYGMPFILSNCSNNYGPNHFPEKLIPLCISNIINEKPLPIYGDGKYTRDWLFVIDHAKAIHQIFFEAKTGETYNIGGFNEWQNIDLVKELIKQMDEKLGRPAGYSEKLITYVKDRPGHDKRYAIDASKLNRDLGWKPSVTFEQGLGKTIDWFLENKEWLDHVTSGDYQKYYEKQYN, encoded by the coding sequence ATGAAAAATATAATTATTACCGGCGGCGCCGGGTTTATCGGCTCACATGTGGTGCGTGAATTTGTGAAAAATCACCCCGAAACACGGATTATAAATTTAGATGCGCTGACATACGCCGGAAATCTTGAGAATTTAAAAGACATCGAAAACGAACCCAATTACGTTTTCGAAAAAGCAGATATTACCAATGTTGAAGAATTGCGCAGTGTTTTCGAAAAATACAATCCGGACGCTATTGTGCATCTGGCGGCTGAAAGTCACGTGGATCGAAGTATCACCGATCCTAACGCCTTCATTAACACCAATGTTATCGGTACCGCTAATCTTTTAAATTTAGCCCGCGAATTCTGGACTTTAAATCCCGATCATCAGCACGGAAATTTCCCGGATGAAACACGTAAAAATCTTTTTTACCATGTTTCTACCGATGAGGTTTACGGAAGTTTAGGCGAAACCGGCTTTTTCCTTGAAACAACGGCTTACGATCCGCAATCGCCCTATTCTGCCAGTAAAGCAGCTTCAGACCATTTGGTGCGCGCGTATGGAAACACTTACGGAATGCCTTTCATTTTGTCAAATTGCTCCAATAATTACGGACCAAACCATTTCCCGGAAAAATTAATTCCGCTGTGTATTTCAAATATTATCAATGAAAAACCGCTGCCCATTTACGGCGACGGAAAATATACTCGCGACTGGCTTTTCGTCATCGATCATGCTAAAGCCATTCATCAAATATTTTTTGAGGCAAAAACTGGCGAAACTTACAACATCGGTGGTTTTAATGAATGGCAGAACATTGATTTGGTGAAAGAACTCATCAAACAGATGGACGAAAAATTAGGCCGTCCAGCCGGTTATTCCGAAAAACTGATCACTTACGTGAAAGACAGACCGGGACACGATAAGCGATACGCCATTGATGCTTCAAAATTAAACCGCGATTTAGGCTGGAAGCCGAGCGTAACTTTCGAACAGGGATTGGGAAAAACCATTGATTGGTTCCTGGAAAATAAAGAATGGCTGGATCACGTAACCAGCGGCGATTATCAGAAATATTACGAAAAGCAATACAATTAA
- a CDS encoding septal ring lytic transglycosylase RlpA family protein, whose product MMKRAILLIIMMISTFGIYSFTKFNANDAKTSFASFYHDKFNGRKTASGEVFNNQKLTAAHRTLPFGTIVEVTNLRTGKSVEVRINDRGPFHSSRSLDLSKAAFDSIGNTARGTMPVEYEIVEM is encoded by the coding sequence ATGATGAAAAGAGCAATACTCCTAATCATAATGATGATTTCTACATTTGGTATTTATTCTTTCACCAAGTTTAATGCCAATGATGCCAAAACAAGTTTTGCATCGTTCTACCACGATAAGTTTAACGGTAGAAAAACTGCCAGCGGAGAAGTTTTCAATAACCAGAAACTAACTGCGGCACACAGAACGCTCCCTTTCGGAACCATTGTAGAAGTAACCAACCTTCGAACCGGCAAAAGTGTTGAAGTACGAATTAACGACCGCGGTCCTTTTCACTCTTCGCGCTCTTTAGACCTCTCCAAAGCAGCGTTCGATTCCATAGGTAACACCGCGCGCGGTACGATGCCTGTAGAATACGAAATTGTCGAGATGTAA
- the rfbC gene encoding dTDP-4-dehydrorhamnose 3,5-epimerase has protein sequence MKLKTTPLQDCYIIEPTIFNDERGYFFEKFNEKKFEELTGLNGHFVQDNISRSTYGVLRGLHLQKAEHAQAKLVSCLEGAVWDVAVDVREDSPTFGKWFGVELSAENKLQFYVPRGFAHGFSVISETAVFAYKCDNYYNKESEGGIIYNDEELSIDWKLPQADIVLSDKDKIQPIFAAHNF, from the coding sequence ATGAAATTAAAAACTACACCATTACAGGATTGCTACATCATTGAACCCACCATTTTTAACGATGAAAGGGGATATTTTTTCGAAAAGTTCAACGAAAAGAAATTCGAGGAGCTCACTGGTTTAAACGGCCATTTTGTTCAGGATAATATTTCCAGATCTACCTACGGCGTTTTGCGCGGTTTGCATTTACAAAAAGCAGAACATGCGCAGGCGAAATTGGTTTCGTGTTTGGAAGGTGCCGTCTGGGACGTCGCAGTCGATGTGCGTGAAGACTCACCAACTTTCGGAAAATGGTTCGGCGTGGAACTTTCTGCTGAAAATAAGCTGCAGTTTTATGTGCCTCGGGGTTTCGCCCACGGCTTTTCTGTAATTTCCGAGACCGCGGTTTTTGCTTATAAATGCGACAATTATTATAATAAAGAATCTGAAGGTGGTATTATTTACAACGATGAAGAACTCAGCATCGACTGGAAATTACCTCAGGCAGATATTGTGCTTTCAGACAAAGATAAAATTCAACCTATCTTTGCAGCGCACAATTTTTAG
- a CDS encoding NAD-dependent epimerase/dehydratase family protein: protein MKITITGASGFVGKNVSQYLEAHQYYVETLSLRNSWKLNKTSNAVIHLAGKAHDIEKVSDHDEYFKINRDLTIQLFNEFLKSSTKDFFYFSSVKAAADSVEGFLDENFAANPATPYGKSKLEAENYLLSQKLPEGKRVFIIRPCMIHGPGNKGNLNLLYNVVNKGIPWPLAAFENHRSFLSIDNLNFLILKMLQNADIPSGIYNFADDQNLSTTEVVKIIGDTSGRSVKLWKINASLIKNLAKIGDIFSLPLNSERLGKLTENYIVSNQKIKNALQIDRLPVTAEQGLRKTIKSFQK, encoded by the coding sequence ATGAAAATCACAATTACAGGCGCCTCGGGATTCGTTGGCAAAAACGTTTCCCAATATTTAGAAGCACATCAATACTACGTCGAAACATTGTCGTTGCGCAACTCCTGGAAATTGAACAAGACCTCTAACGCTGTCATTCATCTTGCCGGCAAAGCGCATGATATTGAAAAGGTTTCGGATCATGATGAGTATTTTAAAATTAATCGCGATTTAACCATTCAACTTTTCAATGAATTTTTGAAATCATCAACTAAGGATTTTTTCTACTTCAGTTCCGTAAAAGCTGCGGCGGACAGTGTTGAAGGTTTTTTGGACGAAAATTTTGCCGCAAATCCTGCGACTCCTTATGGTAAATCTAAACTTGAAGCCGAAAACTATTTGCTTTCTCAAAAATTGCCGGAAGGCAAGCGCGTTTTTATTATCCGTCCGTGTATGATTCACGGGCCGGGCAACAAGGGCAACCTAAATTTGCTCTATAACGTTGTGAACAAAGGAATCCCCTGGCCTTTGGCGGCTTTCGAAAACCACAGATCTTTTTTAAGTATCGACAACCTGAATTTTTTAATTTTAAAAATGCTTCAAAATGCGGATATTCCCTCAGGAATTTATAATTTCGCGGATGATCAAAATTTGTCAACAACAGAAGTGGTGAAAATTATTGGAGATACAAGTGGAAGGAGCGTGAAACTGTGGAAAATCAATGCGTCTTTAATTAAAAATTTGGCCAAAATAGGCGATATTTTTTCTTTGCCGCTAAATTCTGAGCGTTTAGGAAAACTGACCGAAAACTATATTGTTTCCAATCAAAAAATTAAAAATGCCCTGCAGATTGATCGCCTGCCGGTAACCGCAGAACAAGGTTTAAGGAAAACCATCAAAAGTTTTCAAAAATAA
- the rfbA gene encoding glucose-1-phosphate thymidylyltransferase RfbA, which translates to MKGIILAGGSGTRLYPLTIAVSKQLMPVYDKPMIYYPLSTLLLAGIKDILIITTPHDQEGFIKLLGDGSSIGCNIQYKVQPSPDGLAQAFILGEEFIGDDSVALVLGDNIFYGTGLAQLLESKASVKGGCVFAYQVSDPERYGVVEFDENLKAISIEEKPANPKSNFAVPGLYFYDNSVVEYAKNLKPSERGELEITDINRIYLEKGELEVGVMSRGTAWLDTGTFDSLHEASEFVKVLEKRQGFKISCIEEIAYKKGFIDKEHLLQSAKKYGKSGYGDYLKNLVD; encoded by the coding sequence ATGAAAGGAATTATTCTCGCCGGCGGCTCCGGTACACGCCTTTACCCACTGACTATTGCTGTAAGTAAGCAGCTGATGCCGGTTTACGACAAACCAATGATTTATTATCCGTTGTCCACTTTGCTTTTGGCGGGTATTAAAGATATTTTAATCATTACCACACCTCACGATCAGGAAGGTTTTATCAAACTTTTGGGCGATGGTTCCTCAATTGGCTGTAATATTCAGTATAAAGTGCAGCCAAGTCCGGATGGATTGGCGCAGGCTTTTATTTTGGGTGAAGAATTTATCGGTGACGATTCTGTGGCTTTAGTGCTGGGCGACAATATTTTCTATGGAACCGGTTTGGCGCAGTTGCTGGAAAGTAAAGCTTCTGTGAAGGGCGGATGTGTTTTTGCTTATCAGGTTTCGGACCCGGAAAGATATGGAGTGGTTGAATTTGATGAAAATCTCAAAGCCATTTCCATCGAAGAGAAACCGGCGAATCCGAAATCGAATTTTGCCGTTCCCGGACTGTACTTTTACGATAATTCGGTGGTGGAATATGCTAAAAATTTAAAACCTTCAGAGCGCGGAGAATTGGAAATTACCGACATTAACCGCATTTATTTAGAGAAAGGCGAGCTTGAAGTCGGAGTTATGTCGCGCGGCACCGCCTGGCTGGATACCGGAACTTTTGATTCACTTCATGAAGCATCAGAATTTGTAAAAGTTTTGGAAAAAAGACAGGGTTTCAAAATTTCCTGCATCGAAGAAATCGCCTACAAAAAAGGCTTCATTGATAAAGAACATCTTTTGCAATCCGCGAAAAAATATGGTAAAAGCGGCTACGGAGATTACCTTAAAAATCTCGTAGACTAA
- a CDS encoding HD domain-containing protein, translated as MTNKFKIINDPVHGFINIPHEILFDVIEHPYFQRLRRISQTGLLNLIFPGATHTRFHHALGAMHLMFTALETLKLKGVAISKDEEKGAMLAILLHDVGHGPFSHALENMLMDDWHHEKLSLLLMRKMNDEFDGQLSTAIEMFQGKYHRKFFNQLISSQLDVDRLDYLKRDSFYTGVSEGNVNTQRIISMMNVSQDELVIDAKGIYSIENFLTARMFMYWQVYYHKTAAIAEFLLVKILARAKTLVSQGHNLPASENLSYFLHKNKFECATPEDLQRFTELDDNDVIQAMKFWSKNEDVVLSYLCRCVIQRNFPRTIISSQPFSAEFIQEKIQLTDEKYGAGAGSELVNELARHLLPYNAEEQPIFLLQKNGEKIRLDHSENQILSSFISQQNTKYILAFPREI; from the coding sequence ATGACCAATAAATTTAAAATCATTAATGATCCGGTTCACGGTTTTATCAATATTCCGCACGAAATTCTTTTTGATGTCATCGAGCATCCGTATTTTCAGCGGCTGCGCCGAATTTCCCAAACTGGTCTTCTCAACCTCATTTTTCCGGGTGCTACACACACGCGCTTTCACCATGCTTTAGGCGCGATGCATCTGATGTTTACCGCGCTGGAAACTTTAAAACTGAAAGGTGTCGCGATTTCCAAAGACGAAGAAAAAGGAGCCATGCTGGCGATTTTATTGCACGACGTTGGTCACGGTCCGTTTTCGCACGCGCTGGAAAATATGCTGATGGACGACTGGCATCACGAAAAACTCTCCTTATTACTGATGCGGAAAATGAATGACGAATTTGATGGCCAACTTTCCACGGCGATTGAAATGTTTCAGGGAAAGTACCACCGGAAATTTTTCAACCAGTTGATTTCCTCACAACTTGATGTTGACCGCCTCGATTATTTGAAGCGCGACAGCTTTTATACCGGCGTTTCCGAAGGAAATGTGAACACGCAACGAATTATTTCAATGATGAATGTTTCGCAGGACGAACTGGTCATCGATGCGAAAGGCATTTATTCCATTGAAAATTTCCTCACCGCGCGAATGTTTATGTATTGGCAGGTGTATTACCATAAAACTGCGGCTATTGCGGAGTTTCTTTTGGTGAAAATCTTGGCGCGCGCAAAAACCCTGGTTTCACAAGGACATAATCTTCCGGCATCGGAAAATCTGAGTTATTTTCTGCACAAAAATAAGTTTGAATGTGCTACACCTGAAGATTTGCAGCGTTTCACCGAACTTGATGATAATGATGTGATTCAGGCGATGAAATTTTGGTCTAAAAATGAAGATGTCGTTTTATCCTATTTGTGCCGCTGCGTAATTCAACGCAATTTTCCGCGAACCATTATTTCTTCGCAGCCGTTTTCCGCGGAATTTATTCAGGAAAAAATTCAGCTTACCGACGAGAAATATGGCGCTGGCGCCGGTTCAGAACTCGTGAACGAACTTGCACGCCATCTTTTGCCGTATAATGCAGAGGAGCAACCGATTTTTCTGCTTCAGAAGAATGGTGAAAAAATACGCTTGGACCACTCAGAAAATCAAATCCTCTCTTCTTTTATTAGCCAGCAAAACACGAAATATATATTAGCGTTTCCGCGGGAAATTTAA
- the porX gene encoding T9SS response regulator signal transducer PorX → MSKLIWIDDEVDLLKPHVVFLENKGYHITPVNNVNEALEMIEKENFQLALLDENMPGISGLEAIPMIKNIDSAIKIVMVTKNEEELIMEQAIGSQIADYILKPVNPNQVLLSLKKNLQEETLVEQKTILEYQQEFRNLSMELSYLKTYQEWAEYYKKILNWEIKFDKVFDSEFSDLLQSQKEEANIQFSKFIENNYEDWLHSSEKPMMSHTLFKEKVKPEIEKEKVLLLMVDNLRYDQWKVIEPLFTKFYQKTSEDYYYSILPTATQYARNSFFAGLMPSEIEKRFPEYWFNDNEEGNKNEHEREFLEDQMKRLGLSGKSMKYLKILNSDFEKKILEDFNQHKNNDLLVIVYNFIDILSHAKTDNVIVNQLIRDDKTFRSLTYNWFENSSLLKIIKTAAENGFKLILTTDHGTIYVKKPSKVVGDRETSTNIRYKTGRSLTYEKNDVWAISNPEKLFLPKGNLSSKYIFAKNNTFLAYPKNYNHFVNYYKETYQHGGISLEECIIPICVMEPK, encoded by the coding sequence ATGTCAAAACTTATTTGGATTGATGATGAAGTAGATTTACTAAAACCTCACGTTGTATTTTTAGAAAATAAAGGCTACCATATTACGCCCGTAAACAACGTAAACGAAGCTTTGGAAATGATCGAAAAAGAGAATTTTCAGCTCGCGCTTTTGGATGAAAATATGCCCGGAATCTCCGGTTTGGAGGCGATTCCGATGATTAAAAATATCGATTCTGCAATTAAAATCGTAATGGTGACCAAAAATGAGGAAGAACTCATTATGGAACAGGCCATCGGTTCGCAGATCGCGGATTATATCCTGAAACCCGTAAATCCTAACCAGGTTTTGCTGTCTTTAAAGAAAAATCTGCAGGAAGAAACTTTGGTGGAACAAAAAACGATTTTGGAATATCAGCAGGAATTCCGCAACCTTTCCATGGAACTTTCTTACCTGAAAACCTACCAGGAATGGGCGGAATATTATAAGAAAATCCTGAACTGGGAAATAAAATTCGATAAAGTTTTCGACAGTGAATTTTCAGATTTGCTGCAATCTCAAAAAGAAGAAGCCAATATTCAGTTTTCCAAATTCATCGAAAATAATTACGAAGACTGGTTGCATTCTTCGGAAAAACCGATGATGAGCCACACTTTGTTTAAAGAAAAGGTGAAACCGGAAATAGAAAAAGAAAAAGTGCTTTTGCTGATGGTGGACAATTTGCGCTACGACCAGTGGAAAGTAATTGAGCCGCTTTTCACCAAATTTTACCAAAAAACCTCAGAGGACTATTACTACAGCATCTTGCCTACTGCCACGCAGTACGCGCGGAATTCCTTTTTTGCAGGTTTAATGCCGTCGGAAATTGAAAAAAGATTTCCGGAATATTGGTTTAATGACAATGAAGAAGGCAACAAAAACGAGCACGAACGCGAATTTCTGGAAGACCAAATGAAAAGACTTGGCTTGTCAGGAAAAAGCATGAAATACCTGAAAATCCTGAATTCCGATTTTGAAAAGAAAATTCTGGAAGACTTCAACCAGCACAAAAACAACGATTTGCTGGTTATTGTGTACAATTTCATCGATATTTTATCGCACGCCAAAACCGATAATGTTATTGTAAACCAATTAATTCGCGACGATAAAACCTTCCGTTCACTTACCTACAACTGGTTTGAAAACTCTTCGTTGCTGAAAATTATTAAAACAGCGGCGGAAAACGGTTTCAAACTTATTTTAACCACAGACCACGGCACGATTTACGTGAAAAAACCAAGTAAAGTGGTTGGCGACCGCGAAACCTCTACCAACATCCGTTATAAAACAGGCCGAAGTTTGACGTACGAGAAAAACGATGTCTGGGCGATTTCCAATCCGGAAAAACTGTTTTTACCAAAGGGAAATCTGAGTTCGAAATATATTTTCGCCAAGAACAACACCTTTTTAGCTTACCCGAAAAATTACAATCATTTTGTAAATTATTATAAAGAAACTTACCAGCACGGCGGCATTTCTTTGGAAGAATGCATTATACCGATTTGTGTTATGGAGCCCAAATAG
- the lpxD gene encoding UDP-3-O-(3-hydroxymyristoyl)glucosamine N-acyltransferase yields MEFTASQIASFINGRIIGDDQTVITGVAPIESAEEGHLSFVAQARFVDYLRDAKCAVIIVSEKLLSDIPYKPTIIAVEDAYLSFQILMNLYQEMQGRKSGIEDGAVFHESATIGENVYIGAFTCVSEKVKIGAGSQIYPQVYIGKNVKIGKNCVLYSGVRVYDYCVIGDNCIIHSNTVVGSDGFGFQPTKDGYQKIPQLGNVVIEDNVEIGSNCSIDRGTLGSTIIGKGTKIDNLIQIAHNVKIGQHNVIAAQAGIAGSTVIGDWNQIGGQVGIVGHINIGNQVKVQAQSGVNSSAKDGEILYGSPAINAGEYRRNYVHFRNFTDIVKRINNLERNSKDQTNE; encoded by the coding sequence ATGGAGTTTACCGCGTCGCAGATTGCAAGTTTTATTAATGGTCGGATCATTGGAGATGACCAAACCGTCATCACGGGAGTCGCGCCCATAGAAAGTGCAGAAGAAGGACACCTTTCCTTTGTGGCACAGGCGCGATTTGTAGATTACCTGCGCGATGCGAAGTGCGCGGTAATCATTGTTTCCGAAAAATTATTGTCCGATATTCCTTATAAACCCACGATTATCGCGGTTGAAGATGCTTATCTTTCTTTTCAGATTTTGATGAATTTGTACCAGGAAATGCAGGGCCGAAAATCCGGTATTGAAGATGGGGCAGTATTTCATGAAAGTGCAACGATTGGCGAAAATGTATACATCGGTGCTTTTACCTGCGTAAGCGAAAAGGTAAAAATTGGTGCCGGTAGCCAAATATATCCTCAGGTTTACATTGGTAAAAATGTAAAAATCGGTAAAAACTGCGTGCTGTACAGCGGCGTGCGCGTTTACGATTATTGTGTAATAGGCGACAATTGCATCATTCATTCCAATACTGTGGTGGGTTCAGACGGTTTCGGGTTTCAACCTACAAAAGACGGGTACCAGAAAATTCCACAGTTAGGAAATGTGGTTATTGAAGATAACGTGGAAATCGGCAGCAATTGCAGCATCGACCGCGGAACGCTTGGTTCTACCATTATTGGTAAAGGGACTAAGATCGATAATCTCATCCAAATAGCACATAACGTAAAAATAGGCCAACACAACGTAATTGCCGCACAAGCGGGTATTGCAGGCTCCACCGTGATTGGTGACTGGAACCAGATTGGTGGTCAGGTGGGCATTGTCGGGCACATCAACATCGGAAATCAGGTGAAAGTACAGGCCCAGAGCGGCGTAAATTCTTCTGCTAAAGATGGCGAAATCCTGTACGGTTCCCCCGCGATAAACGCAGGTGAATACCGTAGAAATTACGTGCATTTCCGCAATTTTACTGATATTGTAAAACGAATAAATAATCTTGAGAGAAACTCAAAAGATCAAACTAATGAGTGA
- the rimO gene encoding 30S ribosomal protein S12 methylthiotransferase RimO has translation MRTKSVGKKKINIVTLGCSKNVYDSEVLMGQLQANGKEVVHEDKGDIVVINTCGFIDNAKEESINTILEFVEAKNRGEVEKVFVTGCLSERYKPDLVREIPDVDQYFGTRDLPLLLKQLGADYKHELVGERLTTTPKHYAYLKIAEGCDRPCSFCAIPLMRGKNISTPIENLVIEAEKLAKKGVKELILIAQDLTYYGLDIYKKRALGDLLLRLVKVEGIEWIRLHYAFPSGFPEDVLEIIKNEPKVCNYIDIPLQHINSEILKDMKRGTTHEKTNSLLAKFREKVPDMAIRTTLIVGFPGETREKFEEMKEWVREQRFDRLGCFTYSHEENTTAFVLEDNVPQEEKEARVEEIMELQSQISWEKNQEKIGKVFRCIFDRKEGNYFVGRTEFDSPDVDNTVLVSAENTYLSLGEFADVTITAAEEFDLYGELV, from the coding sequence ATGCGCACGAAATCAGTAGGAAAAAAGAAAATAAATATTGTAACCTTAGGATGTTCCAAGAACGTCTACGATTCAGAAGTCCTCATGGGCCAGCTTCAAGCAAACGGAAAAGAAGTCGTACACGAAGATAAAGGCGATATTGTCGTCATCAATACTTGTGGATTTATCGACAACGCAAAAGAAGAAAGCATCAACACCATATTAGAATTTGTAGAAGCTAAAAACCGCGGCGAAGTTGAAAAAGTTTTCGTCACTGGATGTCTTTCAGAGCGCTACAAGCCGGATTTGGTACGTGAAATCCCCGATGTTGATCAATATTTTGGTACTCGGGATCTGCCGCTTTTATTAAAGCAGTTGGGCGCTGATTACAAACACGAATTGGTGGGAGAGCGTTTGACTACCACACCGAAACATTATGCCTATTTAAAAATTGCGGAAGGTTGCGACCGGCCGTGCAGTTTCTGTGCAATTCCTTTAATGCGTGGTAAAAATATTTCAACACCAATTGAAAATCTGGTGATTGAAGCTGAAAAATTAGCCAAAAAAGGCGTTAAAGAATTGATTTTAATCGCGCAGGATTTGACGTATTATGGTCTTGATATTTACAAAAAACGCGCGCTTGGCGATTTATTACTTCGACTTGTAAAAGTTGAGGGGATTGAATGGATTCGTCTGCATTATGCCTTTCCTTCAGGTTTCCCCGAAGACGTGCTGGAAATCATTAAAAATGAACCAAAGGTTTGCAACTACATTGATATTCCTTTACAGCACATCAATTCCGAAATTTTAAAGGATATGAAGCGCGGTACAACTCATGAAAAAACCAATTCTTTGCTCGCAAAATTCCGCGAAAAAGTTCCCGATATGGCGATTCGCACCACGCTGATCGTAGGTTTCCCGGGCGAAACCCGAGAAAAATTCGAGGAAATGAAAGAATGGGTACGTGAGCAGAGATTCGACCGATTAGGTTGTTTCACCTATTCACATGAAGAAAATACCACTGCGTTTGTTTTGGAAGACAATGTGCCTCAGGAAGAAAAAGAGGCGCGTGTGGAAGAAATTATGGAACTGCAGTCACAGATTTCCTGGGAAAAAAATCAGGAAAAAATCGGTAAAGTTTTCCGCTGTATTTTCGACCGTAAAGAAGGAAATTACTTCGTTGGCCGTACCGAGTTTGATTCACCGGATGTTGATAATACCGTTTTGGTGTCCGCAGAAAATACCTATTTATCTTTAGGGGAATTTGCGGATGTCACAATTACAGCAGCCGAGGAATTCGATTTGTACGGCGAGCTCGTTTAA